One Syntrophus gentianae DNA segment encodes these proteins:
- a CDS encoding ABC-F family ATP-binding cassette domain-containing protein, whose amino-acid sequence MISLNNISLAFGERVIFDGVNWTLVPRSRVGLVGDNGAGKTTLLRAIAGSQELDGGSIDILDRKNTTLGYLPQDLIELESLHILDFLKKRSGLSDLETTLKNCEEQVSLCPPDSPDHEAFLKTYEKAMAAFQAKDGYAFEARARQVLHGFGFRDSDFAKNCLEFSGGWKMRILLAVILLARPDIMLLDEPTNHLDTESMEWLESYLRDYPGTLITVSHDRTFLDKITTVTAELSQGKVTLYKGNYSFYLAEKEKRRLALLKELESQKAEIRKIQEFVERFRYKATKAAQVQSRIKMLEKMELVRAEGAGKTVRISFPSCPSSGRDVISVRGLSKAYGENEVFSDLNFTITRGEKVALVGMNGAGKSTLSRLLSRVEDPSAGEVRFGLHVKLSFFSQESAENLNYDRTVLEDVNNVSSRCNDQEKRNLLGAFLFSGDDIHKPVAVLSGGEKSRLALLKILMQDANLLILDEPTNHLDMKTRDIFQEALLEYAGTVILVSHDRYFLDRLVNRVIEIRDGQAFEYKGNYSYFIVKREEALGNIGTPPSAAKGSVLSDNGREGKLQRKEMRRLEAEERNRRSKIRSALKKELSTLEKSITSLEEKKGTLEATLCTPEIYRNPEQLKTLQQDLHGINRDLQQSYTDWDDLTEKMEAMENEAGEGIFPPPA is encoded by the coding sequence TTGATATCTTTAAACAATATTTCCCTTGCCTTCGGCGAGCGGGTGATCTTTGACGGCGTGAACTGGACCCTTGTCCCGCGCAGCCGTGTGGGTCTGGTGGGAGACAACGGCGCGGGCAAGACGACCCTTCTGCGGGCCATCGCGGGAAGCCAGGAACTGGACGGCGGCAGCATCGACATTCTCGACCGGAAAAATACGACGCTGGGCTATCTTCCCCAGGATCTCATCGAGCTGGAATCCCTTCATATTCTTGATTTTCTCAAAAAACGCAGTGGTTTGTCGGATCTTGAAACCACGCTGAAGAACTGCGAGGAACAGGTTTCCCTCTGTCCACCCGACAGCCCGGATCACGAGGCTTTTTTGAAGACCTACGAAAAGGCCATGGCTGCTTTTCAGGCCAAAGACGGCTACGCCTTCGAAGCTCGTGCCCGGCAGGTGCTTCATGGCTTTGGATTCCGGGATTCGGATTTTGCAAAAAACTGCCTGGAATTCTCCGGCGGCTGGAAGATGAGAATCCTTCTGGCGGTCATCCTTCTGGCCAGGCCCGATATCATGCTCCTGGACGAACCCACCAATCACCTGGATACGGAAAGCATGGAATGGTTGGAAAGCTATCTTCGGGATTACCCGGGCACGCTGATCACGGTTTCCCACGACCGCACCTTTCTCGACAAGATTACGACCGTTACCGCAGAGCTGTCTCAAGGAAAAGTGACGCTCTACAAGGGGAATTATTCCTTTTATCTTGCAGAAAAAGAGAAAAGGCGCCTGGCCCTGTTGAAGGAGTTGGAAAGCCAGAAGGCGGAAATCCGGAAAATCCAGGAATTTGTCGAACGGTTCCGCTATAAGGCCACCAAGGCGGCGCAAGTCCAGAGCCGGATCAAGATGCTTGAAAAGATGGAACTGGTCCGGGCGGAAGGAGCAGGAAAGACCGTCCGGATTTCTTTTCCCTCCTGCCCTTCCAGTGGCCGGGATGTGATTTCCGTTCGCGGGTTGTCGAAGGCATACGGGGAAAACGAAGTGTTCTCCGACTTGAATTTTACGATTACCCGGGGAGAGAAAGTCGCGCTGGTGGGTATGAACGGCGCCGGAAAATCCACCCTTTCCCGTCTGCTGAGCCGCGTCGAAGATCCCAGCGCCGGAGAGGTCCGTTTCGGTCTGCACGTCAAGCTTTCCTTCTTCTCTCAGGAAAGCGCGGAAAATCTGAATTACGACCGCACAGTCCTCGAAGACGTCAACAACGTTTCGTCCCGGTGCAACGATCAGGAAAAGCGCAATCTCCTCGGGGCCTTCCTCTTTTCCGGCGACGACATCCACAAACCGGTGGCCGTCCTCTCAGGCGGCGAAAAATCCCGCCTTGCCCTGCTGAAGATCCTCATGCAGGACGCCAATCTCCTGATCCTGGATGAACCCACGAACCACCTTGATATGAAGACACGGGATATTTTTCAGGAAGCCCTGCTGGAGTATGCCGGAACCGTCATTCTGGTCTCTCATGACCGGTATTTTCTAGACCGCCTGGTCAACCGGGTCATCGAAATCCGGGATGGTCAAGCTTTCGAATACAAGGGCAATTATTCCTATTTTATTGTCAAGCGGGAAGAGGCCCTTGGCAATATCGGGACACCGCCGTCAGCGGCAAAAGGATCGGTCTTATCCGATAACGGCAGAGAGGGAAAGCTCCAGAGGAAGGAAATGCGGCGCCTCGAGGCGGAAGAGCGAAACCGGCGTTCGAAGATCCGCAGCGCCCTGAAAAAAGAACTTTCCACGCTGGAAAAATCCATCACGTCCCTGGAGGAAAAGAAAGGGACACTTGAAGCGACCCTCTGCACCCCGGAGATCTACCGGAACCCGGAACAACTCAAGACGCTCCAGCAGGATCTGCACGGGATCAATCGGGATCTGCAACAATCCTATACGGATTGGGATGACCTCACGGAAAAAATGGAAGCGATGGAAAATGAAGCCGGAGAAGGCATTTTCCCTCCCCCGGCATGA